One genomic window of Leptotrichia shahii includes the following:
- the mgtE gene encoding magnesium transporter, which yields MENNIIQKLIDEKKYFEIRKYLNDLNIVEVSELLNQFESSELIMIFRLLSKNRAADVFSYLDSEHQEMIIKTMTDVETKNIFDELYFDDIVDIIEEMPSNVVKKILKNTDAKDRHTINLLLKYPDNSAGSIMTTEYMDLKKDMTASSAIFKIRDVMEDMANVYTCYVIDEGRRLEGVISLKELITSKDDEPIQDIMNKNVISVHVNDDQEKVAEIIKKYNLIVLPVTDDENRLLGIITIDDVMDVVEQEATEDFHRMAGISPVEESYLKTSAFTMARQRISWLIVLMISATFTGRIISKYEDVLQSVVILSSFIPMLMDTGGNAGAQSSTIVVRALALGEVDTKDTFKILKKEFLISFIVAVVLAAINFLRIITLTKTPLNVAMTVSVTLIFVVIISKIIGAFLPVIAKTFKMDPAIMAGPLITTILDALTLTIYFRFATMFLSNVIK from the coding sequence ATGGAAAATAACATTATTCAAAAACTTATAGATGAAAAAAAATATTTTGAAATTAGAAAATATCTAAATGACTTAAATATAGTGGAAGTTTCAGAACTATTAAATCAGTTTGAATCTTCTGAATTAATAATGATTTTTCGACTACTTTCTAAAAATAGGGCAGCCGATGTATTTTCATATCTGGACAGTGAACATCAGGAAATGATTATTAAAACCATGACAGATGTGGAAACTAAAAATATATTTGATGAGCTTTATTTTGACGATATTGTCGATATTATTGAAGAAATGCCATCGAATGTGGTAAAAAAAATATTAAAGAATACTGATGCAAAAGATAGACACACAATAAATCTTTTGTTAAAATATCCAGATAATTCAGCTGGAAGTATTATGACAACTGAATATATGGACTTGAAAAAGGATATGACAGCGTCTTCTGCAATTTTTAAAATTAGAGATGTTATGGAAGATATGGCAAATGTCTATACCTGCTATGTGATTGATGAAGGTAGAAGGCTGGAAGGAGTAATTTCCCTAAAGGAGCTTATTACGAGTAAAGATGATGAGCCAATTCAAGATATTATGAATAAAAATGTAATAAGTGTTCATGTAAATGATGATCAGGAAAAGGTTGCGGAAATAATAAAAAAATATAATCTTATCGTACTTCCTGTGACTGATGATGAAAATAGACTTTTAGGAATCATTACGATTGATGATGTAATGGATGTTGTGGAACAGGAAGCGACAGAGGATTTTCATAGAATGGCCGGGATTTCGCCTGTGGAGGAGTCTTATTTAAAAACAAGCGCCTTTACAATGGCAAGACAAAGAATTAGCTGGCTTATCGTGCTTATGATTTCTGCTACATTTACTGGAAGAATTATAAGCAAATATGAAGATGTGCTGCAGTCTGTAGTTATACTTTCTTCATTTATTCCAATGCTGATGGACACTGGAGGAAATGCAGGCGCACAGTCTTCGACAATTGTAGTCCGTGCTTTGGCATTGGGGGAAGTTGATACAAAAGATACTTTTAAAATATTAAAAAAAGAATTTCTTATTTCATTTATAGTAGCTGTTGTTTTAGCGGCAATAAATTTTTTAAGAATTATAACTTTGACAAAAACACCTTTAAATGTTGCAATGACAGTTTCAGTAACTTTAATTTTTGTAGTTATAATTTCTAAAATAATAGGTGCTTTTTTACCAGTTATCGCTAAAACTTTTAAAATGGATCCGGCAATAATGGCAGGGCCTTTAATAACAACGATTTTAGATGCGCTTACTCTTACTATTTACTTTAGATTTGCAACTATGTTTTTAAGTAATGTTATAAAGTAA
- the mgtE gene encoding magnesium transporter codes for MKKIKRIIEDLLKEKKYFEIKKELDKLNAVEISDVINLFKLPELVIMIFRLLKKDKAADVFSYLDSEHQEMIIHASTDVETREIFDELYFDDIVDIIEEMPSDIVKKILKNTDRKDRHLINQLLKYPDNSAGSIMTTEYVDFQKNMTVQEAIGQLKKTGKDKENIYTCYVTDKNGKLEGVLSLKELISKKDNTVIENIMNTNFLSVNTNDDQEKVADLFKKYDFIVMPVVDYENRLLGIITVDDVLDVVDQEVTEDFHRMAGITSPTDDSYLKTSVFTMARQRIGWLAVLMISDTISGNIIQGYEKVLAKSIILTAFIPMLMSSGGNVGSQSSTVVIRSLALGEISPKDAFKVIKKEFSIGIMVSVVLALLNFIRLVTLEKTNFIIAFVVSLTLVFTVIISKLVGALLPLGAKIVKADPAVMATPLITTISDAVTLIIYFNFATMFLKL; via the coding sequence GTGAAAAAAATAAAAAGAATAATTGAAGATCTTTTGAAGGAAAAAAAATATTTTGAAATAAAAAAAGAATTAGATAAATTAAATGCAGTTGAAATTTCAGATGTGATAAACTTATTTAAACTGCCAGAGCTTGTAATAATGATTTTTAGACTTTTAAAAAAAGATAAAGCAGCGGATGTATTTTCATATTTGGACAGCGAACATCAGGAAATGATTATTCATGCTTCAACTGATGTTGAAACACGGGAAATATTTGATGAGCTGTATTTTGACGATATTGTCGACATTATCGAGGAAATGCCATCGGATATTGTAAAAAAAATCTTGAAAAATACAGATAGAAAAGATAGACACTTGATAAATCAGCTTCTAAAATATCCAGATAATTCAGCTGGAAGCATTATGACGACTGAATATGTGGATTTTCAGAAAAATATGACAGTTCAAGAGGCGATAGGACAGCTTAAAAAAACTGGAAAAGACAAGGAAAATATTTATACTTGCTATGTTACTGACAAAAACGGGAAATTGGAAGGCGTACTCTCACTAAAGGAATTGATTTCTAAAAAGGACAATACTGTAATTGAAAATATTATGAATACAAATTTTTTAAGTGTAAATACAAATGATGATCAGGAAAAAGTTGCAGATTTATTTAAAAAGTATGATTTTATCGTTATGCCAGTTGTTGACTACGAAAATAGGCTTTTGGGAATAATTACAGTGGATGACGTTCTGGATGTTGTGGATCAGGAAGTTACGGAAGATTTTCATAGAATGGCTGGAATTACTTCGCCTACAGATGATTCCTATTTAAAAACAAGTGTCTTTACGATGGCAAGACAAAGAATCGGGTGGCTTGCAGTTCTTATGATTTCCGACACAATTTCAGGAAATATAATACAAGGTTATGAAAAAGTTCTGGCAAAGTCTATTATTTTAACCGCATTTATTCCAATGCTTATGTCAAGTGGTGGAAACGTTGGTTCACAATCTTCAACGGTGGTAATCCGTTCTCTTGCACTTGGAGAAATTTCTCCAAAAGATGCCTTTAAGGTGATTAAAAAGGAATTTTCAATTGGAATAATGGTATCAGTAGTTTTGGCGCTATTAAATTTTATAAGACTTGTAACACTTGAAAAAACTAATTTTATAATTGCTTTTGTCGTTTCATTGACACTTGTATTTACAGTAATTATTTCAAAGCTGGTTGGAGCATTGCTTCCGCTTGGGGCAAAAATTGTGAAGGCTGATCCAGCGGTTATGGCGACACCTTTGATAACAACGATTTCAGATGCTGTGACGCTTATAATTTATTTTAATTTTGCAACAATGTTTTTAAAACTTTAG
- a CDS encoding J domain-containing protein yields the protein MKTLIRLIQFVLSEIAELCSLISLTIMAIGFYMILPILVFFALLAFIFAGNWSWLLGVLIYVLIACAVFLIFKFIPAFLNFIVGILLNERGENKRIYKNYEKWYENVKNQEYERRKKAQEEYQKQQYKEQQYWKEQSQKWQQYQEYSRQQNKKQDNSNSRFDYQNTNDGGIIQKFEEYLDILKIDKNGEINEDVIKKAYRREIKKVHPDRNSDQTANAKAQELNMVKEFLDNQLEYYLMQRRKG from the coding sequence GTGAAAACCTTAATAAGATTAATACAGTTTGTATTAAGTGAAATTGCTGAATTATGTAGTTTAATTTCATTGACAATAATGGCTATAGGATTTTACATGATATTGCCAATTTTAGTATTTTTTGCTCTTCTTGCTTTTATTTTTGCTGGAAATTGGAGCTGGCTTTTAGGTGTTCTTATTTACGTTTTAATTGCTTGTGCAGTTTTTCTAATTTTTAAATTCATCCCAGCATTTTTGAATTTTATTGTAGGAATTCTTTTAAATGAAAGAGGAGAAAACAAAAGAATTTATAAAAATTATGAAAAGTGGTATGAAAATGTAAAAAATCAAGAATATGAAAGAAGAAAAAAAGCTCAAGAAGAATATCAAAAACAGCAATACAAAGAACAGCAGTACTGGAAAGAACAATCTCAAAAATGGCAGCAATATCAAGAGTATTCAAGACAGCAAAATAAAAAACAAGACAACAGCAATTCACGTTTTGATTATCAAAATACAAATGATGGAGGAATTATTCAGAAATTTGAAGAATATCTAGATATTTTGAAAATTGATAAAAATGGAGAAATAAATGAGGATGTAATAAAAAAAGCATACAGAAGGGAAATAAAAAAAGTGCATCCAGATAGAAATTCGGATCAAACTGCTAATGCTAAAGCTCAAGAATTAAATATGGTAAAGGAATTTCTAGATAACCAATTGGAATATTATCTAATGCAAAGGAGAAAAGGATAA
- a CDS encoding FAD-dependent oxidoreductase — MDFSLNLGALDEGKLAKIDENKLYDVTVVGSGPAAVSAAIYAARKGLNVAMIGVKIGGQVLDTNEIENIIGTISTTGAKFAQTLEKHLKEYEIAFKEGHLVKEIKEDGKDKILVTDDGKSYKTKTVIMATGAKPRSLNIPGEAEYVGKGVHYCSTCDGPFYKGLDVAVIGGGNSGVEAALDLSGIAKSVTLIEFMPELKADKVLQEKLAEQSNIKVILNSATTKVNGNEFVENIVYKSRETEEEKILNVEGMFVEVGLSPRSEVVKDLVETNKIGEIIINPENNSTSAAGIFAAGDVTNIKQKQIIIAMGEGAKAALGAFDYLITKY; from the coding sequence ATGGATTTTAGTTTAAATCTTGGGGCTTTAGATGAAGGAAAACTGGCAAAAATTGATGAAAATAAACTTTACGATGTAACCGTAGTAGGTTCTGGACCTGCAGCTGTTTCAGCGGCAATTTATGCAGCTAGAAAAGGTCTTAATGTGGCAATGATTGGTGTGAAAATTGGAGGACAAGTTCTTGATACAAATGAAATTGAAAATATTATTGGAACTATTTCGACAACTGGAGCTAAATTTGCCCAAACTTTGGAAAAACATCTGAAGGAATATGAAATTGCATTTAAAGAAGGACATTTGGTAAAAGAAATAAAGGAAGATGGAAAAGATAAAATTTTGGTAACTGATGATGGAAAAAGTTACAAGACAAAAACAGTTATTATGGCAACTGGAGCAAAACCAAGAAGTCTTAATATTCCAGGAGAAGCCGAATATGTTGGAAAAGGGGTACATTACTGCTCAACTTGTGACGGGCCTTTCTACAAAGGACTGGATGTTGCTGTAATCGGTGGCGGAAATTCAGGTGTTGAAGCGGCTCTTGATTTATCTGGAATTGCAAAATCAGTTACATTAATTGAATTTATGCCTGAATTAAAGGCTGATAAAGTTTTACAGGAAAAACTGGCTGAACAATCGAATATAAAAGTAATTTTAAATTCTGCAACTACTAAAGTAAATGGAAATGAATTTGTGGAAAACATCGTTTACAAAAGCCGAGAAACTGAAGAAGAAAAAATATTAAATGTGGAAGGAATGTTTGTAGAAGTGGGATTATCACCTAGAAGTGAAGTCGTAAAAGATTTAGTTGAAACAAACAAAATTGGAGAAATTATAATCAATCCTGAAAACAACTCAACTTCCGCAGCAGGAATCTTCGCAGCAGGAGATGTTACAAATATCAAGCAAAAACAAATAATCATTGCAATGGGAGAAGGGGCAAAAGCAGCACTTGGAGCATTTGATTATTTAATTACAAAATATTAA
- the rapZ gene encoding RNase adapter RapZ, which yields MDKMKKELVIITGMSGAGKSEAMKFFEDREYFCIDNFPINLFQYLNEIFISSGKRNQVAIAIDVRNQEFIEQLTKQLEILDKEEISHTMIYLDARTDVLLSRYELSRRKHPLNMYDTLLANIKAERKIIKDFMVKADLVIDTSTLTVKKLQEILEKEFSGQRKKISVNLTSFGFKYGIPLDLHLMFDLRFLPNPYYIDNLKNKTGNHKEVQDYVMGLPESQEFYKMLLNMLLYLIPKYEKEGKSHLRIGIGCSGGQHRSATFVNKLYDDLSQKIDYHIGKFHREVGDKKEI from the coding sequence ATGGATAAGATGAAAAAAGAATTAGTTATAATAACTGGAATGAGTGGAGCTGGGAAATCTGAGGCGATGAAATTTTTTGAGGATAGGGAATATTTTTGTATTGACAATTTTCCTATTAATTTGTTTCAGTATTTGAATGAAATATTTATTAGCAGTGGAAAAAGAAATCAGGTGGCAATAGCAATAGACGTTAGAAATCAGGAATTTATCGAACAGTTGACAAAACAGCTGGAAATATTGGACAAAGAGGAAATATCTCATACTATGATCTATCTAGATGCAAGAACAGATGTTTTACTAAGTAGATATGAGCTTTCCAGAAGAAAGCACCCATTGAATATGTATGACACGCTGCTTGCCAATATAAAGGCAGAACGTAAAATTATAAAGGATTTTATGGTAAAAGCTGATTTGGTAATTGATACTAGTACATTGACAGTGAAGAAGTTGCAGGAAATTTTAGAAAAGGAATTTTCAGGGCAAAGAAAAAAAATAAGTGTTAATTTAACTTCCTTTGGATTTAAATATGGAATTCCTTTGGATTTACATTTAATGTTTGATTTACGATTTTTGCCAAATCCTTATTATATTGATAATTTAAAAAATAAAACTGGAAATCATAAGGAAGTGCAAGATTACGTTATGGGGCTTCCAGAAAGTCAGGAGTTTTATAAAATGCTTTTAAATATGCTTTTGTACTTAATTCCAAAATATGAAAAGGAAGGAAAATCACATTTACGTATAGGGATCGGATGTTCAGGCGGACAGCATCGTTCGGCTACTTTTGTAAATAAACTTTATGATGATCTTTCACAAAAAATAGATTATCATATTGGAAAATTTCATAGGGAAGTGGGAGATAAAAAGGAAATTTAG